The following proteins come from a genomic window of Alosa alosa isolate M-15738 ecotype Scorff River chromosome 2, AALO_Geno_1.1, whole genome shotgun sequence:
- the LOC125289559 gene encoding deoxynucleoside triphosphate triphosphohydrolase SAMHD1-like — protein MTAPGPSSFPADPKEWKWDTKSICAYLKEKLDCFSDSDAKVFEDLKFQIVLDSEAYDDEKVSFYMEGVRKGRSGMEENLQQEGIGPEASFEIIHCIERLWKIPKESKVFNDPIHGHIEIPALLVRIIDTPEFQRLRNIKQLGGTYMVFPGASHNRFEHSLGVAYLAGELVKTLEQNQKELNISERDILCVQIAGLCHDLGHGPFSHLFDGSFKKVLQEQTNRKEMSKWQHEDASVKMLRHLVKKNYLKGVLRLNGLNDLDNDLDFIASLIKGEPKENEKDFLYQIVANKDSGIDVDKWDYFARDSYHLGIGKSFDHERLLKFVQVRTYNTKRHICFREKEVGNLYNMFYTRHLLHCRAYQHPVCNLIEYMIAEAFVAANEHFKIQGSGKKEYILSTAMEDMEAYAKLTDSVFEQIQHSQDERLEKAKKIIQRITCRELYHYIGKTHPMEQKKNLTKGNLVNDLVKKLKETKSGVEFDPKDFFVDVFSVNYGKGKDNPLDNVYFYNKDKKTPFTLKPDMVSLLLPHTFAEQVFRVYYKKRANLETVKKTWKSWITPWIKVMCESTPPRASSKRSFADGDLLPRKQLKFNKSGSEESGSEESG, from the exons ATGACAGCACCTGGGCCCAGTAGCTTTCCAGCAGACCCTAAAGAATGGAAATGGGATACTAAGTCAATCTGTGCATATTTAAAGGAGAAACTGGACTGTTTCTCTGATTCGGATGCCAAAGTATTCGAAG ATTTGAAGTTCCAGATCGTGTTGGACAGTGAGGCGTATGATGATGAAAAGGTGTCATTCTATATGGAAGGGGTCCGTAAAGGCCGATCAGGGATGGAGGAAAATCTCCAGCAAGAAGGAATAGG ACCTGAGGCATCGTTTGAGATCATACACTGCATTGAAAGACTGTGGAAAATTCCAAAGGAGTCCAAG GTGTTCAATGACCCTATACATGGCCACATTGAGATCCCTGCTTTGCTGGTCCGCATCATCGACACTCCTGAGTTCCAGAGGTTGCGCAACATCAAGCAACTAGGTGGAACCTACATGGTGTTTCCTGGTGCCTCCCACAACCGCTTTGAACATTCTCTTGG GGTGGCTTACTTAGCAGGTGAATTAGTCAAAACCCTTGAACAAAACCAGAAGGAGCTGAACATATCTGAGCGAGACATCCTCTGTGTCCAAATCGCTGGTCTCTGCCACGACTTAG GACATGGacctttctctcatctctttgaTGGCTCATTCAAGAAGGTGCTACAAGAACAAACAAATAGAAAAGAGATGTCAAAATGGCAG cATGAAGAtgcttcagttaagatgttgcGGCACCTGGTTAAGAAGAACTATCTGAAGGGAGTCCTGAGGCTGAATGGCCTAAATGATTTGGACAATGATCTTGACTTCATTGCAAGCCTGATTAAAGGAGAGCCGAAAGAAAAT GAGAAAGACTTCCTGTATCAGATTGTGGCAAACAAAGACAGTGGAATTGATGTGGACAAATGGGACTACTTTGCACG GGACAGTTATCATCTTGGCATCGGCAAAAGTTTTGACCACGAACGTTTGCTGAAGTTTGTCCAAGTGAGAACTTATAATACAAAACGACACATCTGTTTCAGAGAGAAG GAGGTTGGCAACTTGTACAACATGTTTTACACAAGACACCTCCTGCACTGTAGAGCATACCAGCATCCAGTCTGCAATCTCATTGAGTACAT GATAGCCGAGGCCTTTGTAGCTGCGAATGAACACTTCAAGATCCAGGGAAGTGGAAAAAAAGAATACATTCTCTCCACAGCCATGGAGGACATGGAGGCCTATGCCAAACTCACAG ACTCAGTCTTTGAGCAGATTCAACACAGTCAAGATGAAAGACTGGAAAAGGCAAAGAAAATTATCCAAAGAATCACCTGCAGAGAGTTGTATCATTACATCGGCAAGACTCATCCcatggaacaaaaaaaaaaccttactaAG GGTAATCTAGTAAATGACCTAGTGAAGAAGCTTAAGGAGACAAAATCTGGTGTGGAATTCGACCCCAAGGACTTTTTTGTGGAT GTGTTCTCAGTCAACTATGGCAAGGGGAAGGACAACCCACTCGACAATGTTTATTTCTACAACAAAGATAAAAAGACACCTTTCACACTGAAACCAGATATG gtctctcttctccttccacACACCTTTGCTGAACAGGTGTTCCGGGTGTACTATAAAAAGAGAGCCAACCTGGAAACAGTCAAGAAGACTTGGAAAAGTTGGATTACACCATGGATTAAG